The Halarchaeum grantii nucleotide sequence TCGTGCGCGAGGCCGAAATCGGCGTCGCCGTCCGCGACGAACGCCCGCAGGTCGCGCACCGTCTCCGGCGTCGGCTTGCTCGGCCGACCCGGGAACCGCCCGTCGACGTTCGCGTTCAGCGTCACGACGTGCGCCCCGAGTTCGCGGAGGACCTGCGGGGTGGCGACGCTCGCCATCCCGTTCCCGCAGTCGACGGCGACCGTCAGGCCGTCGCAGGGCGCGCCGTGCTCGCGTGCGTAGTCGGCGACGGCGTCGCGGTAGTCCGCGAGGACCGACCCCTGGGAGCGCCCGCCCCACTCGTCCCAGCGCGCCGGCTCCGCGCCCGCCGCGACGGCCGCCTCGATGTCGGCCTCCTGCACGTCGCCGTACTCGGTGCCGTCGTCGAAGAGCTTGATGCCGTTGTCCTCCGGGGGGTTGTGCGAGGCGGTGAGCATCACGCCGTGCCGGCCCCGTGAGGCCCACGCGAGCGCCGGCGTCGGCACCTGCCCGAGGACGGTGACGTCCGCGCCCGCCGACGTCAGGCCGGCGGCCATCGCGGCGGCGAGCGCGTCCCCGGTGACGCGGCCGTCGCGCCCGAGGACGAACGCGTCCGCGTTCCGGCCGGCCGCCCGCCCGACTCGCAGGGCGAGCTCCGGCGTCACCCGACCCTGTGCGCTCCCGCGAATACCCGCCGTTCCGAAGAGGTCCATACTCGGGTGTGCGTCGCCCGAAGCAAAGAGCCACCGCTACAGCTCGACGCCGCCCGGGATGAGGCTGCGACCCCGGAGGAGGTCGCCGTCCGCGCTGTAGACGAGGAAC carries:
- a CDS encoding phosphopentomutase/phosphoglucosamine mutase: MDLFGTAGIRGSAQGRVTPELALRVGRAAGRNADAFVLGRDGRVTGDALAAAMAAGLTSAGADVTVLGQVPTPALAWASRGRHGVMLTASHNPPEDNGIKLFDDGTEYGDVQEADIEAAVAAGAEPARWDEWGGRSQGSVLADYRDAVADYAREHGAPCDGLTVAVDCGNGMASVATPQVLRELGAHVVTLNANVDGRFPGRPSKPTPETVRDLRAFVADGDADFGLAHDGDADRIVAVDPSGGVVHEDTVVAMLAEHYTRASAVADPVVVTTPNASARVDERVADAGGRVERVRLGALHEGIAEARRGGGDVVFAAEPWKHIHTEFGGWIDGVASAAVLARLVADAGGLGALRDPVTERPYRKVSVECPDDLKTAVMAALEDDLPAAFADATVATEYGVRLTFEDGAWTLVRPSGTEPYVRVYAESDDVDALVDDVTAVVRDAVAAARE